In Leishmania panamensis strain MHOM/PA/94/PSC-1 chromosome 18 sequence, the following proteins share a genomic window:
- a CDS encoding peroxisomal enoyl-coa hydratase, putative (TriTrypDB/GeneDB-style sysID: LpmP.18.0560), with protein MKVCCRLLSAADAASLIRCIGPFSVHRGEAKGVIEVFSGDPQHPVKKLNLLDLAYVAALPELTKLLSEELNAEARVAIFAARDGCSFSAGIDLRLLSGMSLPSGGGAVATAASLSDSKAPAMLLQHQHRTVRAFQDGISSLARCRIPIIAAIDYHCIGGATSVVSACDVRYTTTRATFSVREAAVGLAADIGVLQRLPAIIGEGRTRELAFTCRDFNGVEAKAMGFVEEVCTDYSALLAHARMRAAQIAANSPLGVQNTKLILNWERERAVQTSLEYQAAINAFSLKCNDIPEAARAFAEKRVPMFTDYMANLTGGFPQSKQS; from the coding sequence ATGAAGGTGTGCTGCCGGCTGCTCTCTGCCGCAGATGCAGCGTCGCTCATACGATGCATTGGCCCCTTTTCAGTGCACCGTGGTGAGGCGAAGGGTGTAATTGAGGTGTTCTCCGGCGACCCCCAGCACCCCGTGAAGAAGCTTAACCTTCTTGACCTCGCCTATGTGGCCGCTCTCCCAGAGCTCACCAAGCTACTCTCCGAGGAGCTCAACGCTGAAGCACGTGTTGCTATTTTCGCAGCACGTGACGGGTGCTCGTTTTCGGCTGGCATCGACTTGAGGCTGCTCTCGGGGATGTCTCTGCCttctggcggcggcgccgttgccacTGCAGCATCTTTGAGCGACAGCAAAGCCCCTGCAATGCTTCTTCAGCATCAGCACCGTACTGTGCGCGCTTTTCAAGATGGGATATCATCGCTGGCACGATGCCGCATACCCATCATTGCCGCAATCGATTACCACTGCATCGGTGGGGCAACGTCCGTCGTATCTGCGTGCGACGTGCGGTACACCACAACACGCGCAACCTTTTCTgtgagggaggcggcagtgggtCTCGCGGCGGACATTGGCGTCCTGCAGCGTCTTCCCGCCATTATTGGTGAGGGACGCACGCGCGAGCTTGCCTTCACGTGCCGCGACTTCAACGGCGTGGAGGCAAAGGCAATGGGCTTTGTCGAGGAGGTGTGTACTGATTATTCAGCGCTCCTTGCCCATGCGCGTATGCGGGCAGCACAGATTGCTGCCAACTCGCCACTGGGCGTGCAGAACACAAAGCTAATACTGAACTGGGAGCGGGAGCGCGCGGTCCAGACGTCACTCGAGTACCAAGCTGCAATCAACGCCTTTAGCCTAAAGTGCAACGACATCCCAGAGGCAGCGCGTGCATTTGCTGAGAAACGGGTACCCATGTTCACTGATTACATGGCAAACCTCACAGGAGGCTTCCCGCAGTCAAAGCAATCGTGA
- a CDS encoding hypothetical protein (TriTrypDB/GeneDB-style sysID: LpmP.18.0590), with translation MIGHQLFCPHEQAQQPEDGDVEYAAISFVARDGAIHKESSIKRFVFKGDKLTGVLSDVYFNGHAVYVKEEDAYIFVSTAVNEADEKKVIVFRSEDGFVYHAISVISKLEEAEQHYLIHEGGRKLSVVSSFNRLYYTSVSSGYAGKYWSTVKMLNVSTPPASVMFSSGVQLQYACSNETSELAKWYVADGKERHTITTETPELPVVSSATARSPFLAFALKAPDSDEKKLLVLQAESKGDRQTHVRAFHFYVDDSAEEAEKAARMAKGLEEQQKKEAARLQATRERLEREKAQRRERIRKKAERKARFITLDESNVRAAKGFLEKDGEMILVRRVNKDSITWEKEIFFSDL, from the coding sequence ATGATCGGCCATCAGCTGTTCTGCCCCCACGAGCAAGCTCAGCAGCCGGAGGATGGGGACGTGGAGTATGCAGCTATTTCGTTCGTGGCCCGCGATGGCGCCATCCACAAAGAAAGTAGCATTAAACGTTTTGTGTTCAAGGGCGACAAGTTGACTGGGGTGTTGAGTGATGTTTATTTTAACGGGCATGCGGTTTACGTGAAAGAAGAGGATGCGTACATCTTTGTGTCGACAGCTGTAAACGAGGCAGACGAAAAGAAGGTTATTGTGTTCCGTTCAGAGGATGGGTTTGTTTACCATGCGATTTCCGTCATCTCGAAGTTGGAAGAAGCTGAGCAGCATTACTTGATTCATGAAGGAGGTCGAAAGCTGTCTGTAGTATCATCCTTCAACAGACTTTACTACACAAGTGTGTCATCTGGCTATGCTGGTAAGTACTGGTCGACTGTGAAGATGTTGAACGTATCTACACCACCAGCGTCTGTCATGTTCTCCTCTGGAGTACAGCTTCAGTACGCGTGCTCAAACGAAACGTCTGAGCTAGCCAAGTGGTATGTCGCCGACGGCAAAGAGCGACACACTATTACAACAGAAACCCCAGAGTTACCCGTTGTCAGTAGCGCTACAGcccgctctccctttcttgcGTTTGCCCTGAAAGCGCCTGACAGCGACGAGAAAAAATTACTTGTTCTGCAGGCCGAGTCTAAGGGCGACAGACAGACTCACGTTCGCGCTTTTCATTTTTATGTTGACGACTCTGCCGAGGAAGCTGAGAAGGCGGCCAGGATGGCAAAGGGGTtagaggagcagcagaagaaagAAGCAGCCCGTTTGCAAGCGACTCGTGAAAGActggagcgagagaaagcgcagcggcgcgagcgGATTCGCAAGAAGGCGGAACGTAAGGCGCGGTTTATTACCCTCGACGAATCAAATGTGCGGGCAGCCAAAGGGTTCCTCGAGAAAGATGGAGAGATGATACTTGTGAGGCGTGTGAACAAAGATTCGATCACGTGGGAGAAAGAGATTTTCTTTTCTGATCTCTAG
- a CDS encoding hypothetical protein (TriTrypDB/GeneDB-style sysID: LpmP.18.0600) has protein sequence MQELGSPSTSESREIQHCKHYSLKHTMKVVIRNSIYAAIGRILIGVMKALVKRGVSRAFLARIPSEFLSLDPLKWATVFAGFSSFRFCRQTLLRTLKPFGASEKFVSLLAGCISATPAFVMNKETRTELCLYLFVRSAHTFSQRHLLPRMPKVVQEFYYYDVVLMCLSSAQIGYGTLFNPNTLPKSYQGFLNRISTYHEKLIRGHSGFCRERLIPDLVDYCWSKKLPVIENFGQRGANILCQVAHSGYSCNMWAVVFIVKNILTIGMPLYGPQRLVSMLVFQRRRLMTNPVSTITHNVRSMLISSLVLALYIGVILRSACFGVQHRGGGTKTVTALCSLAGVATLLEPKRRRMDLALYCSMQALRSFLLTQNLRGRLPYPRHWFVCTVYLLSVGFLFYQYEEEPRLLDRRVRTALHLLLDEPSPAVSKEETSPFTSAAVSTGDSAGADAPAESPTAGKTKEKPEVASTVSIGSTRQGT, from the coding sequence ATGCAGGAGCTCGGAAGCCCCAGCACTAGTGAGTCGCGAGAGATTCAGCATTGCAAACATTACTCATTGAAGCACACAATGAAAGTTGTTATTCGTAATAGCATCTACGCAGCCATTGGTCGCATTCTCATAGGAGTTATGAAGGCATTAGTGAAGCGTGGTGTCTCGAGAGCGTTCTTAGCCCGCATCCCGTCCGAGTTCCTCTCGCTGGATCCTCTAAAGTGGGCAACCGTCTTCGCCGGCTTCTCGAGCTTCCGTTTCTGTCGGCAGACGCTCCTCCGCACTCTCAAGCCATTTGGAGCCTCGGAGAAGttcgtgtcgctgctggccGGCTGTATTAGTGCCACACCTGCCTTTGTCATGAACAAGGAGACGCGCACGGAGCTGTGCCTGTACCTGTTCGTTCGCAGTGCCCACACCTTTTCACAGCGCCACCTTTTGCCACGCATGCCAAAGGTCGTCCAGGAGTTCTACTACTACGACGTGGTGCTCATGTGTCTGAGCTCCGCCCAAATTGGCTACGGCACTCTCTTCAATCCCAACACTCTGCCAAAGTCGTACCAAGGCTTCCTGAACCGTATCTCCACCTATCATGAAAAGCTCATCCGCGGCCACTCTGGGTTCTGCCGCGAGCGTCTTATCCCCGATCTTGTAGACTACTGCTGGTCGAAGAAACTTCCCGTGATCGAGAACTTTGGCCAACGCGGCGCTAATATTCTTTGCCAGGTGGCGCACAGCGGCTACTCGTGCAACATGTGGGCCGTTGTCTTCATCGTCAAGAACATACTTACCATTGGCATGCCGCTTTACGGCCCGCAGCGACTCGTGTCGATGCTGGTGTTCCAGCGCAGACGCCTCATGACAAACCCGGTCTCCACAATCACGCACAACGTACGCTCGATGCTGATCAGCTCCCTTGTTCTCGCCTTGTACATTGGGGTTATCCTGCGCTCCGCTTGCTTTGGCGTGCAACACCGCGGCGGAGGCACCAAGACAGTGACGGCGCTGTGCTCCCTTGCCGGAGTGGCAACGCTACTAGAACCGAAGAGACGTCGCATGGATCTCGCCCTGTATTGCTCCATGCAAGCACTTCGCTCCTTCTTACTGACACAGAACCTGCGCGGCCGCCTGCCCTATCCGCGGCACTGGTTCGTGTGCACCGTATATCTGCTCTCCGTCGGATTTCTCTTTTATCAGTATGAGGAGGAGCCGAGGCTGTTGGACCGCCGCGTCcgcacggcgctgcacctcctgctaGATGAGCCGTCACCCGCGGTGTCGAAAGAGGAGACGTCACCGTTCACGAGCGCTGCCGTGTCCACAGGCGACAGTGCGGGTGCGGATGCGCCTGCGGAAAGCCCCACTGCCGGCAAAACCAAGGAAAAGCCAGAAGTCGCCAGTACCGTATCCATTGGGTCGACACGTCAAGGGACTTAG
- a CDS encoding vacuolar ATP synthase subunit c, putative (TriTrypDB/GeneDB-style sysID: LpmP.18.0580), translating to MVLEYVIFYSLKTNPLSVLQKAFTGRVVFLREMSESFLILALPYLQHSQDSLQSAQYEALVRHMGPLGQTFRHFVIPSLKVGTLDSLMEASDELAKLDPIMENTLQKLIGLMEETSGKPRSVVTTFRINQTQEMSSAGYVKNFLWSTAQFDPKETIQSLIEKFARINTTADERVRAMLAEYNDTRNKLIAANRKGEGNLSIRPIRELVALYNRNYQCFVDTELLVTVFVAVPSAAQREWLATYWKMNEYVCPQSNRMVAEDKEYVLNSIVMFRKVMDDVKMACRKKRYVIREVEGTDELSFAELKKLQQKAEKEKKALYTLLWQQYCTCYVAWIHLKAVRVFIEALLKFGLPPRFIAVVLQVPVDKEAEIRKRIAQVYPDLTTPLANDVIVDTGALQQEYPYVSLKVTNMQK from the coding sequence ATGGTCTTGGAGTATGTAATTTTCTACTCGCTTAAAACCAACCCTTTGTCCGTTCTTCAGAAGGCTTTCACAGGCAGAGTAGTCTTCCTGAGAGAGATGAGTGAGAGTTTTCTCATTCTTGCGCTGCCTTACTTGCAGCACTCGCAGGACTCCCTGCAGTCCGCTCAATATGAAGCCCTTGTGCGTCACATGGGCCCTCTGGGACAGACGTTTCGCCACTTTGTCATCCCCAGCCTAAAGGTTGGAACGTTGGACTCTCTTATGGAAGCAAGTGATGAGTTGGCGAAACTGGACCCTATCATGGAGAACACTTTGCAGAAGCTGATTGGACTGATGGAGGAAACGTCTGGAAAGCCTCGTAGCGTAGTGACAACGTTCCGAATTAACCAAACCCAGGAAATGTCGTCCGCTGGCTACGTCAAGAACTTCCTGTGGAGCACTGCGCAGTTCGACCCCAAAGAGACAATTCAAAGCCTTATTGAGAAATTTGCTCGAATTAATACTACCGCTGATGAGCGTGTTCGAGCCATGCTAGCGGAGTACAATGATACTCGCAACAAACTGATAGCAGCGAACCGGAAGGGTGAGGGAAACCTGTCCATTCGCCCGATTCGCGAGCTTGTCGCACTCTATAATCGGAACTACCAGTGCTTTGTTGATACAGAGTTGCTAGTCACCGTTTTTGTAGCGGTAccttcagcagcacagagagagtggcTGGCGACGTACTGGAAGATGAACGAGTACGTGTGCCCGCAGTCCAACCGGATGGTGGCCGAAGACAAGGAATACGTACTTAACAGCATTGTCATGTTTAGGAAAGTTATGGATGATGTGAAGATGGCGTGCCGCAAGAAGCGTTATGTCATTCGCGAGGTGGAAGGGACCGACGAGCTTTCTTTCGCCGAAttgaagaagctgcagcagaaggccgaaaaggagaagaaggcgcttTACACGCTGCTATGGCAGCAATACTGCACCTGCTACGTTGCCTGGATTCACCTTAAGGCGGTGCGAGTGTTTatcgaggcgctgctcaagTTCGGCCTTCCGCCACGTTTCattgctgtggtgctgcaggtgcctGTAGATAAAGAAGCTGAAATCCGCAAACGAATTGCCCAGGTGTACCCTGATTTGACGACACCGTTGGCAAATGATGTGATTGTTGATACTGGTGCTTTGCAGCAGGAATATCCTTATGTTTCCCTGAAAGTGACGAACATGCAGAAGTAG
- a CDS encoding hypothetical protein (TriTrypDB/GeneDB-style sysID: LpmP.18.0570): MDFLSFDNGVIKNPFYWKDADDGDCNYSTHRKWRRQPRDAINSARAVYTRYLLSKEKTPFQFNPETVCFADYDVGKEHKMLVTFTNTATVPKTFRVMPIPSRYANMVSIEYTVPPKISPGLSWNIIVKYRPGDLSDISTAIYVKTDEGYFAVPLTSSKKAFAFSVEPKDVNFGTVIVGEKRAKTIRLHNSGAMPGTVILGGDFKSLLEQRSEHPIDGQKMSLFRISPQQYRIEIPPFSMSQIVISFAPLYPMQISSEITFTEKDNSQLAHTTSITGSSTDLPVFLTTGKLEFGACFYGERYWDEVSIVNKSNIAAVAEFQVPVPLLGALAVFPSRVCVQSGEEYSVRVAFTPSKDLPKDFFSMIKCIVRDQTLPLILNIDGVLSHRAPRLPLTAFDIGTIPLQTMQSVQVPVTNESSVKQLVGFENLPYWVAATPDVLELVPFETASFTLKMEAPQEGRFSQTIKLTNEFGDTQCIALSGQGTRPAAALSARTLLLPPCNIGHSVSATTVLSNTNGKLIQFSFLVPCSFFKVSPNAGILQPGESVVVAIFFHAPMEFEYVDPLQLAAPAQRSSRPKKDPLNGIISEASAPQKHAMYNDWEQGSEKEIWSKHRQFRIQCCLSGSDDECCFIVVRCCAVMSPVRIEEVGNAPGTLPGKQQKPTDIDIRQGFAKASVVADKDENGAASQSYKGEVFMDFGKVPIHHASIRMFKVRNTGSAPCMIRAPPLNPFSSFLVVSVTFDEVPPHTEAEIPLSFHPHTYGNFNETIKVELVMLDGTVVFAAVNVQGTCTPTQLSITPAESVSQQDAASAASVRYIAFDCTQKGESTRTSLSFHNVGSFPLDILIRSHTEEDEGVHAGSNAVHFDPRDTRPFLVHPWAFTIQPNTRQVVDVVFAPLDAGVHSKRLSIAASGENRELVLEGRSVSSSFYCCVPISDVRTGKPTAISFEGGIGCRPDYPVTLLFAEEESKTLILGNLFKGLSVEYEVHNWEQSRLLEMHPGWSVAPLSQMIASGKEARLSVQRSFPEDEEAEGMACSSNSLFPFRFTIILRGAGAGMLPYRALYVVCAD; the protein is encoded by the coding sequence ATGgactttctttcctttgaCAACGGTGTTATTAAAAACCCATTCTATTGGAAAGACGCTGATGATGGCGACTGCAACTACAGCACGCATCGAAAATGGAGGCGCCAACCGCGTGATGCAATTAATAGTGCCAGAGCGGTATATACTCGCTATTTGCTTTCCAAAGAGAAGACACCATTCCAATTCAATCCCGAGACTGTGTGTTTCGCTGATTATGATGTCGGCAAGGAACACAAGATGCTTGTTACCTTCACAAACACGGCGACTGTTCCCAAAACATTCCGAGTGATGCCTATTCCGTCAAGGTATGCAAATATGGTGAGCATTGAGTACACTGTTCCACCAAAAATATCCCCAGGACTTTCGTGGAATATCATCGTCAAGTACCGACCAGGCGATCTTAGTGATATCTCCACCGCCATATATGTGAAAACCGACGAGGGTTACTTTGCAGTGCCACTGACCTCCTCGAAGAAAGCGTTTGCTTTTTCTGTGGAGCCGAAGGACGTTAATTTTGGAACCGTGATTGTGGGCGAAAAACGAGCAAAGACAATTAGATTGCATAATAGCGGAGCGATGCCTGGGACTGTGATCCTTGGTGGAGATTTCAAATCTCTTCTCGAACAAAGAAGCGAGCATCCTATCGATGGTCAAAAAATGAGCCTTTTTCGGATATCACCACAGCAGTACAGAATAGAGATACCGCCCTTCTCCATGTCGCAGATAGTTATCAGCTTTGCCCCGCTGTATCCGATGCAGATTAGTAGCGAGATTACATTCACGGAAAAGGACAATTCTCAGCTAGCTCATACTACTTCAATTACAGGCAGTAGCACAGATCTTCCAGTGTTTCTTACAACCGGGAAGCTGGAGTTTGGGGCGTGCTTTTACGGCGAGCGGTACTGGGATGAAGTGAGTATCGTCAATAAAAGTAACATTGCCGCGGTTGCAGAATTTCAAGTTCCTGTTCCATTGCTTGGCGCCCTTGCTGTTTTTCCAtctcgcgtgtgcgtgcagtcTGGTGAAGAATACAGCGTGCGGGTTGCTTTCACGCCATCGAAAGACTTGCCGAAAGATTTCTTTTCGATGATCAAGTGCATTGTACGAGATCAAACACTACCTCTCATTTTGAACATAGACGGCGTGCTGTCTCACCGAGCGCCTCGGTTGCCGCTGACTGCCTTTGATATTGGCACAATTCCGCTGCAAACGATGCAGTCAGTACAGGTGCCTGTCACAAACGAATCGAGTGTGAAGCAGCTCGTTGGATTCGAAAATCTTCCTTATTGGGTCGCGGCAACTCCTGACGTTTTGGAACTTGTACCTTTTGAGACGGCGAGCTTCACCCTTAAGATGGAGGCTCCGCAGGAGGGCCGTTTTTCACAGACCATAAAGCTCACAAACGAGTTTGGTGATACGCAATGCATTGCTCTCAGTGGTCAGGGAACACGTCCTGCGGCTGCACTGTCAGCGCGGACACTGCTGCTTCCCCCCTGCAACATTGGCCACAGTGTTTCTGCTACAACGGTTCTTTCCAATACAAACGGGAAACTGATTCAATTTAGCTTTCTTGTCCCTTGTTCTTTTTTCAAAGTCTCACCTAATGCGGGGATTTTGCAACCGGGAGAAAGTGTTGTTGTGGCTATCTTTTTCCATGCGCCGATGGAGTTTGAGTATGTGGATCCCCTGCAATTggccgcaccagcgcagcGGTCATCAAGGCCGAAGAAGGACCCCCTCAACGGAATTATTTCTGAGGCCTCCGCACCGCAGAAGCACGCTATGTATAATGACTGGGAGCAgggaagcgaaaaagagatATGGAGCAAGCATAGGCAGTTTCGAATCCAGTGCTGCTTGAGCGGCTCAGACGATGAATGCTGCTTCATTGTAGTGCGGTGCTGTGCGGTGATGTCACCTGTAAGGATCGAGGAGGTAGGAAATGCACCGGGCACGCTGCCTGGAAAGCAACAGAAGCCTACTGACATTGATATTCGACAGGGTTTTGCAAAGGCTTCCGTTGTCGCTGACAAAGATGAaaatggcgctgcgtcgcaAAGTTACAAGGGAGAGGTGTTCATGGATTTTGGGAAAGTTCCAATTCATCACGCCTCCATTCGTATGTTCAAGGTACGTAATACTGGCAGTGCGCCTTGCATGATTCGCGCCCCGCCGCTGAACCCGTTTTCCTCATTTTTGGTTGTGAGTGTGACATTCGACGAGGTACCGCCGCACACCGAAGCAGAGATAcctctttcctttcaccCACATACGTACGGGAATTTCAATGAGACGATAAAGGTGGAGTTGGTTATGCTCGATGGCACAGTCGTTTTTGCTGCTGTGAACGTGCAGGGTACATGCACTCCGACACAGTTGTCTATCACTCCAGCAGAAAGCGTTTCGCAACAGgacgctgcttctgctgcttctgtgCGATATATTGCGTTTGATTGCACACAGAAAGGCGAATCCACGCGGACGAGCCTGAGCTTTCACAACGTGGGCTCGTTCCCTCTTGATATCTTAATACGCAGCCACACGGAGGAGGATGAAGGGGTACACGCGGGGAGTAACGCTGTGCATTTTGATCCAAGAGACACACGGCCCTTTCTGGTACACCCGTGGGCGTTTACTATACAGCCGAACACAAGGCAAGTTGTGGATGTTGTGTTCGCACCGTTGGACGCTGGGGTGCACTCGAAACGACTGAGCATTGCTGCCAGCGGCGAAAATCGTGAACTCGTTCTCGAGGGACGAAGCGTGAGTAGCAGCTTCTACTGCTGTGTACCGATTTCCGACGTGAGGACGGGTAAACCGACAGCAATCTCCTTCGAAGGCGGGATCGGTTGCCGGCCTGACTACCCGGTCACGTTGCTTtttgcggaggaggaaagcaaaACACTGATACTTGGTAATCTTTTCAAAGGCCTCAGTGTGGAGTATGAGGTGCACAACTGGGAGCAGTCGCGTCTTCTCGAAATGCACCCCGGGTGGAGTGTGGCACCGCTTTCGCAAATGATTGCGAGCGGAAAAGAGGCACGACTGTCTGTGCAGCGCTCGTTTccagaggatgaggaggctGAAGGTATGGCGTGTAGCAGCAACTCGCTCTTCCCGTTCCGATTCACAATTATTTTGAGAGGTGCTGGTGCCGGGATGCTACCTTATCGCGCCCTTTACGTTGTCTGTGCTGATTAA
- a CDS encoding RNA binding protein, putative (TriTrypDB/GeneDB-style sysID: LpmP.18.0550) yields MEHAAAQTQSLYSSANPHSTNISTYGNTVSPYLSNNSPNAVMYAGGSSSNGGLPSPTSVATVYTPTTHASANQVIRQQAQRTAQQNMNQSQTSTTFSAYGGAAGSGSGSGFFYSTPPTQAAGAQPIYSANASAAAMFPIRGGSTSMSPAQMAPTQMLTPQTNVAAAAAAVWTSAAANINVGSKLFVGQVPAVCTEDQLRPLFAQFGNLLEIKIMREPNGRSKGSAWVRYESEESAQRAISSLNEKHVVPPQTNPLRVQFAAPSTNRMSQVSQPQPLSALSTIMPPSAVMQPQPQPNYATAATYATPQGYAGATTAYMQGQYTTSSNLMTLRTSPQQQAAVPPPAGKIEYLQSNQPGGLIYSTTSPTAVDAMQQQQQAPQQQQQQAPQQQQQQAPQQQQVVYTTGSQMRSVMYTPDPFGMTSQMTAAPPQQHNQWCS; encoded by the coding sequence ATGGAGCATGCTGCCGCCCAGACTCAGAGCCTCTACTCCAGTGCCAATCCCCACAGCACCAACATCAGTACCTACGGTAACACCGTTTCCCCCTACCTCTCCAACAACAGTCCGAACGCCGTCATGTACGCCggtggaagcagcagcaacggtggTTTGCCGTCGCCTACCTCTGTCGCCACGGTGTACACTCCCACCACGCACGCCTCGGCAAACCAGGTGATCCGCCAGCAGGCGCAGAGAACTGCGCAGCAGAATATGAATCAGTCGCAGACGAGCACCACCTTCAGCGCctacggcggtgctgcgggcaGCGGCTCTGGCAGTGGCTTTTTCTACTCTACTCCGCCGACGCAGGCAGCAGGGGCGCAGCCCATATACTCTGCCAAtgcatctgccgctgcgatGTTCCCGATCCGTGGTGGATCCACCTCCATGTCTCCAGCGCAGATGGCCCCAACCCAGATGCTGACACCCCAGACCAacgtggccgctgccgcggcggcggtgtggaCCAGTGCTGCGGCCAACATCAACGTTGGCAGCAAGCTCTTCGTTGGTCAGGTCCCTGCAGTGTGTACTGAGGACCAGCTACGCCCTCTCTTTGCGCAGTTTGGCAACCTGCTAGAGATCAAGATCATGCGGGAGCCGAACGGCCGCAGCAAGGGAAGCGCGTGGGTGCGCTACGAATCGGAGGAGTCTGCGCAGCGTGCTATCAGCTCCCTCAACGAGAAGCACGTTGTGCCGCCACAGACGAACCCGCTACGTGTGCAGTTCGCCGCGCCCAGCACCAACCGCATGTCGCAGGTTTCCCAGCCCCAGCCCCTCTCGGCCCTTAGTACCATAATGCCGCCCTCTGCAGTcatgcagccgcagccgcagccgaaCTACGCTACCGCAGCGACCTATGCCACCCCGCAGGGCTACGCGGGTGCTACCACGGCGTACATGCAGGGGCAGTACACGACCTCGTCCAACTTGATGACCTTGCGCACCTCtccccagcagcaggcagcggtgccgccccCTGCTGGCAAGATCGAATATCTGCAGAGCAACCAGCCTGGCGGACTTATCTACTCCACTACTTCCCCAACTGCTGTTgatgcgatgcagcagcagcagcaggcaccacagcagcagcagcaacaggcaccacagcagcagcagcaacaggcaccacagcagcagcaggtggtgTACACGACCGGCAGCCAGATGCGTAGTGTAATGTACACCCCGGATCCGTTTGGCATGACGAGTCAGATgactgctgcgccacctcagcagcatAACCAGTGGTGCAGCTAA